The following are encoded in a window of Rhizobium sp. 11515TR genomic DNA:
- a CDS encoding helix-turn-helix transcriptional regulator, with product MRQSPANRILILLKTDGPQLAAAVGDALGISSEAARQQLTKMAEEGLVEPVAEASAGRGRPRQFWHLTAAGNRQFPDGHADLTATLLATMASQLGQRAVDAVISARETETLRRYRSEIDLTADLPSRVASLAAIRTQEGYMADHWQDDDGSLVLVENHCPICAAASACAGFCRSELETFRMALGAEVEREEHILVGARRCAYRIRDAA from the coding sequence ATGCGTCAGTCACCTGCCAATCGAATTCTGATCCTGTTGAAAACCGACGGGCCGCAGCTGGCAGCCGCTGTCGGCGATGCGCTCGGCATATCGTCGGAGGCAGCCCGTCAGCAGCTGACGAAGATGGCGGAGGAAGGGTTGGTCGAGCCTGTGGCGGAAGCTTCCGCCGGCAGGGGCAGACCGCGCCAGTTTTGGCATCTGACGGCGGCCGGCAATCGGCAGTTTCCCGATGGCCATGCGGATCTGACCGCCACCCTGCTTGCGACCATGGCCAGCCAACTGGGGCAGAGGGCCGTCGATGCGGTCATCTCGGCTCGCGAAACGGAAACGCTTCGGCGCTACCGCAGCGAGATCGATCTTACGGCCGATCTGCCGTCGCGCGTCGCAAGCCTCGCCGCCATCCGCACGCAGGAAGGCTACATGGCCGATCACTGGCAGGACGATGACGGTTCGCTGGTGCTGGTGGAGAACCATTGTCCCATCTGCGCCGCCGCATCTGCCTGTGCCGGCTTCTGCCGATCGGAGCTGGAGACGTTCCGCATGGCGCTCGGCGCCGAAGTCGAACGGGAGGAGCATATTCTGGTCGGCGCCCGGCGTTGCGCCTACAGGATCCGCGACGCAGCCTGA
- a CDS encoding glutathione S-transferase family protein has protein sequence MLTFYYAPGSCALASLIALEESGLAYEHRRLNLANGDQRQPDYLAINPKGRVPALVTDRGVITENIAIMAYIAQIVPAAKLAPLDDPFEFAQMQSFNSYIVSTVHVNHSHKGRGYRWTDDAAAIETMKAKVPQTMTESFALIEDKMLKGPWVMGEQYTVADGYLFTMEKWLPGDGVDIKQFPKVSAHYQRMLERPAVQKALAIEQA, from the coding sequence ATGCTGACATTCTATTATGCGCCTGGAAGCTGCGCGCTCGCCAGTCTCATCGCCCTGGAAGAATCCGGTCTCGCCTATGAGCACCGTCGCCTCAACCTCGCCAATGGCGATCAGCGCCAGCCTGATTATCTGGCCATCAATCCCAAGGGCCGCGTTCCGGCACTGGTGACCGATCGCGGCGTCATTACCGAAAATATCGCGATCATGGCCTACATCGCCCAGATCGTGCCGGCCGCGAAGCTGGCACCGCTCGACGACCCCTTCGAATTCGCGCAGATGCAATCCTTCAACAGCTACATCGTCTCCACCGTTCATGTGAACCATTCGCACAAGGGGCGCGGCTACCGCTGGACTGACGATGCGGCAGCCATCGAGACGATGAAGGCCAAGGTGCCGCAGACCATGACCGAAAGCTTCGCCTTGATCGAAGACAAGATGCTGAAGGGTCCCTGGGTAATGGGCGAGCAATATACCGTCGCGGACGGCTATCTCTTCACCATGGAGAAGTGGCTGCCGGGAGACGGTGTCGATATCAAACAGTTCCCCAAGGTCAGCGCGCATTATCAGCGCATGCTTGAGCGCCCGGCCGTTCAGAAGGCGCTTGCCATCGAACAGGCCTGA
- a CDS encoding DUF2127 domain-containing protein translates to MNERRIHQLFEISVLLKGAHALIECLGGLVLALVSTESILRLANRITQPELLNDPHDFIATHLLTWAQDFSVGTKNFYAYYLLSHGLVKVLLVIGLLRGKMWAYPASLVALGLFIVYQLYRFTDTHGIGLIILTIFDLVVMVLIWQEYKVVRHHVPAQKTSG, encoded by the coding sequence ATGAACGAACGACGCATTCATCAGCTCTTCGAAATCAGCGTCCTGTTGAAGGGCGCGCATGCCCTGATCGAATGCCTCGGCGGCCTTGTGCTCGCGCTCGTCAGCACCGAGTCGATCCTTCGGCTGGCTAACCGGATCACACAGCCCGAGCTACTCAACGACCCGCATGATTTCATCGCAACCCATCTGCTCACATGGGCACAGGATTTCTCGGTCGGCACCAAGAATTTCTATGCCTATTACCTCTTGAGCCATGGGCTGGTGAAGGTGCTGCTGGTCATCGGCCTGCTCAGGGGCAAGATGTGGGCCTATCCGGCCTCGCTCGTGGCCTTAGGCCTTTTCATCGTCTACCAGCTTTATCGCTTCACCGACACGCATGGCATCGGGCTCATCATCCTCACCATCTTCGACCTCGTGGTCATGGTTCTCATCTGGCAGGAATACAAGGTCGTCCGACACCATGTACCGGCTCAGAAAACGAGCGGCTGA
- a CDS encoding MFS transporter: MSSIDTTAPLKSASIFTLFSPRLLPATLMLGGGVTLYAVESYITATIAPSIVRDIGGLELFSWMTTLFVAAGVLGSITVATRPKGIGLRAVYVAAALTFGVGSLACAIAPTMPVLLIGRAVQGYGSGMLSGLAYAFIRFIYPEPLWRRASTLYAAIWGVATVLGPTLGGLFAAGSAWREAFLILVPVAVLMALSGRWLLPDVADDRIDTRTPLIQIILLLTAVLFVSIAGTIEHGSYKMALIAASIVLVATMVLIERKSEVRLLPYGAVMLSNPIARLYLTIFTMMLVLTSDIYIPYFLQTLHGVTPLVSGYLVALVALGWTIAAFFSASLSGKQAVVVIISGCILETAATASLIPFLATNTPFDTIVRFAPAVIAMFLMGFGVGLGWAHLVTRIIGIARRAEQDKASAAISMTQSLGGAFGAALAGVIVNGAGLTHPGGIAGGLSAATWLYALMAIPGLIAIALSLTIKPASA, from the coding sequence ATGTCCAGCATCGATACCACCGCTCCCCTCAAATCAGCCTCCATCTTCACGCTGTTCTCGCCGAGACTTCTGCCTGCGACACTGATGCTGGGCGGAGGCGTCACGCTTTATGCCGTTGAATCCTACATCACCGCCACGATTGCCCCCTCGATCGTCCGCGACATTGGCGGCCTCGAATTGTTCTCGTGGATGACGACGCTTTTCGTCGCCGCCGGGGTACTTGGCTCGATCACGGTTGCGACCCGGCCGAAGGGAATAGGCTTGCGTGCCGTCTATGTTGCAGCGGCACTCACCTTCGGCGTCGGCAGCCTCGCTTGCGCTATCGCGCCGACCATGCCCGTGCTGCTGATCGGGCGCGCCGTTCAGGGCTACGGCTCCGGCATGCTGTCCGGCCTCGCCTATGCCTTCATTCGCTTCATCTATCCGGAACCCCTGTGGCGCAGGGCCTCTACGCTCTACGCTGCCATCTGGGGTGTAGCGACCGTACTAGGGCCGACGCTCGGCGGCCTCTTTGCCGCAGGGAGCGCCTGGCGGGAGGCCTTTCTCATCCTCGTGCCGGTGGCTGTCCTCATGGCGCTCTCGGGGCGCTGGCTGCTGCCCGATGTCGCGGACGACCGGATCGACACCAGAACGCCGCTGATCCAGATCATACTTCTGCTTACCGCAGTTCTATTCGTCAGCATTGCCGGCACGATCGAACATGGATCCTACAAGATGGCGCTGATCGCAGCTTCGATCGTGCTCGTCGCAACGATGGTGCTGATCGAGCGCAAGAGCGAAGTGCGCCTCCTGCCCTATGGTGCCGTCATGCTCAGCAACCCCATCGCGCGGCTCTACCTGACGATATTCACGATGATGCTGGTGCTGACGAGCGACATCTATATCCCCTATTTCCTGCAGACGCTCCATGGCGTGACGCCGCTGGTCTCGGGCTATCTCGTGGCGCTGGTAGCGCTCGGCTGGACCATCGCGGCCTTCTTCAGCGCCTCGCTTTCCGGCAAACAGGCCGTTGTGGTCATCATCAGCGGCTGCATTTTGGAGACCGCCGCGACCGCATCGCTGATCCCGTTCCTGGCAACGAATACACCCTTCGACACCATCGTCAGGTTCGCGCCGGCCGTGATCGCCATGTTCCTGATGGGATTCGGCGTCGGTCTCGGCTGGGCGCATCTTGTGACTAGGATCATTGGCATCGCCCGCAGAGCCGAACAGGACAAGGCTTCGGCAGCGATCTCGATGACGCAATCGCTGGGCGGCGCATTCGGTGCTGCGCTCGCGGGCGTCATCGTCAATGGCGCAGGCCTGACCCATCCGGGTGGCATTGCCGGCGGCCTCTCCGCAGCAACGTGGCTCTACGCGCTGATGGCCATACCCGGCCTCATCGCCATCGCCCTGTCGCTGACGATCAAGCCAGCTTCAGCATGA
- a CDS encoding MmcQ/YjbR family DNA-binding protein, which translates to MTSNVGMDAIAERLQRLVAQARLPEVEPGLHYGLPAFKVGGKAFVTVKNNETIVLSLPIDRKEQLMEMAPEIYFETDHYVGWPSLPLRISAIGDEELQQRLIEAWRHRAPKKLLATFG; encoded by the coding sequence ATGACATCGAACGTAGGCATGGACGCCATAGCGGAACGACTGCAGCGGCTGGTGGCGCAAGCCCGGCTGCCTGAGGTCGAACCTGGCCTGCATTATGGCCTGCCGGCCTTCAAAGTCGGTGGCAAGGCGTTCGTGACCGTCAAGAACAACGAGACCATCGTGCTGTCGCTGCCGATCGACCGCAAGGAGCAGCTAATGGAAATGGCGCCGGAGATCTACTTCGAGACGGATCACTATGTCGGCTGGCCTTCCCTGCCGCTGCGTATCAGCGCGATAGGCGACGAGGAATTGCAGCAACGGTTGATCGAGGCGTGGCGGCACCGCGCCCCGAAAAAACTTCTGGCAACATTCGGCTGA
- a CDS encoding DeoR/GlpR family DNA-binding transcription regulator → MLTSQRKTLILDRLRRDGQVIAKALADELDLSEDTIRRDLREMAAEKLLKRVHGGALPLSPELPDFTARQTVSSDEKRRLGAYAANMIQPGQTVFLDGGTTNAEIARQLRKDLPVTIVTHSPTIAGELEHHSLAEVILIGGKLYKHSMVATGAAAMAAIALIRADIFFLGVTAIHPARGFSTGDFEEAAIKRHIAQCSADTYVLATAEKLDAASPCQILPITGVSGVIVPSDIREESLAPYQDAGVPIFLA, encoded by the coding sequence ATGCTGACCAGCCAACGGAAAACCCTCATCCTCGACAGATTGCGCCGGGACGGCCAGGTGATCGCCAAGGCGCTGGCCGACGAACTCGATCTGTCCGAAGACACGATCCGCCGGGATCTGCGGGAGATGGCGGCAGAAAAATTGCTGAAGCGCGTGCATGGTGGCGCACTGCCGCTGTCACCGGAGCTGCCTGATTTTACTGCGCGGCAGACGGTCTCCTCCGATGAGAAACGCCGGCTCGGTGCCTATGCGGCCAACATGATCCAACCAGGCCAGACGGTATTTCTCGACGGCGGCACCACCAATGCCGAGATCGCCCGGCAGCTTCGGAAAGACCTTCCCGTCACCATCGTCACCCACAGCCCGACGATTGCTGGCGAGCTGGAGCATCATTCTCTGGCTGAGGTGATCCTGATCGGCGGCAAGCTCTACAAGCATTCGATGGTGGCGACCGGTGCTGCCGCCATGGCGGCCATCGCATTGATAAGGGCCGACATTTTCTTTCTCGGCGTCACCGCCATCCATCCCGCCCGCGGCTTTTCGACCGGCGATTTCGAGGAAGCGGCCATCAAGCGGCATATCGCGCAGTGTTCGGCAGACACCTATGTGCTGGCGACGGCCGAGAAGCTCGACGCGGCCTCTCCATGCCAGATCCTTCCAATAACAGGTGTCTCTGGCGTGATCGTGCCCTCCGATATTCGGGAGGAGAGTCTGGCACCCTATCAGGATGCCGGTGTACCGATCTTCCTGGCCTGA
- a CDS encoding asparaginase translates to MFNPVCVEVTRGNLVESRHRGSIVAVDGDGQLVFSVGDIESGVFPRSACKAMQALPLVESGAADAYGFSHKELALACSSHNGEDEHVALAASMLARAGRDVRTLECGAHWSSDLKTTIHQARTIEKPTALHNNCSGKHAGFVCACCHQGIDPQGYVGYDHPLQQQIRETMQSLTGAVLAHDNCGTDGCSIPTYAVPLKGLAHGFARMATGVGLEPLRAKASRRLFEACMAEPFYVAGTDRACTRLMQIAPGRIFAKTGAEGVFCAAIPEQGIAIALKCDDGTTRAAEVMVAATLARFFEKDGAVHAGLMAMAGRSFKNWNGIHVGDIRPTAALTA, encoded by the coding sequence ATGTTCAATCCCGTCTGCGTCGAAGTCACCCGTGGCAATCTGGTTGAGAGCCGCCATCGCGGTTCCATCGTTGCGGTCGATGGCGACGGCCAGTTGGTCTTCTCGGTCGGCGATATCGAAAGCGGCGTCTTTCCGCGCTCTGCCTGCAAGGCGATGCAGGCCCTGCCGTTGGTCGAAAGTGGTGCTGCCGACGCTTATGGCTTCAGCCACAAGGAGTTGGCGCTCGCCTGCTCCTCCCACAATGGCGAGGACGAGCATGTTGCACTCGCCGCCTCGATGCTGGCCCGCGCCGGCCGCGATGTCCGCACGCTCGAATGTGGCGCGCACTGGTCCTCTGACCTGAAAACAACAATCCATCAGGCCCGCACCATCGAGAAGCCGACGGCGCTGCACAACAATTGCTCCGGCAAGCATGCCGGCTTCGTCTGCGCCTGCTGTCATCAGGGCATCGATCCCCAGGGCTACGTCGGTTATGACCATCCGTTGCAGCAGCAGATCCGCGAGACGATGCAGAGCCTGACCGGCGCTGTTCTGGCGCACGACAATTGCGGCACGGATGGCTGCTCGATCCCGACCTATGCCGTGCCGCTCAAGGGACTGGCGCATGGCTTTGCCAGGATGGCGACCGGTGTCGGCCTGGAGCCGCTGCGTGCCAAGGCGTCACGCCGGCTGTTCGAGGCCTGCATGGCTGAACCCTTCTATGTTGCCGGCACTGACCGTGCCTGCACCAGGCTGATGCAGATCGCTCCTGGCCGCATTTTCGCCAAGACCGGCGCCGAGGGCGTGTTCTGCGCTGCAATTCCCGAACAGGGCATCGCCATTGCGCTCAAATGCGACGACGGCACCACTCGCGCGGCAGAGGTCATGGTGGCCGCAACATTGGCTCGCTTCTTCGAGAAGGATGGCGCTGTTCATGCCGGCCTGATGGCGATGGCCGGCCGATCCTTCAAGAACTGGAACGGCATCCATGTCGGCGATATCAGGCCGACGGCTGCTCTGACTGCATAG
- a CDS encoding LysR substrate-binding domain-containing protein, which translates to MRNLNNVHLNGLRALEAVGRLGSLQAAADELGVTVGAVSQQVIKAEAQLGRPLFERTPKGMTVTASGLAVLARLGEGFQALSAAIALAQHKDENILTISVAPVFAARWLVYRLDRFAGRHPDIRLRIDATTRLINPATSDVDIGIRVGSGQWPGVRSELLLAQEVFPVVTPQIAATLREPADILKVPAVIDGHAMFGWEVWLREVGLSGHCMEERHIFNDASLCLDAAIAGQGVMLAWQTLAAYALQQKCLVDPFGIHAKTGFGHYFVTAEGVREPKKVTAFKAWIREEMEESMRLFQ; encoded by the coding sequence ATGAGAAACCTCAATAACGTTCATCTGAACGGTTTGCGCGCCCTGGAGGCGGTCGGGCGGCTCGGTTCGCTGCAGGCGGCAGCCGACGAACTCGGCGTGACCGTCGGCGCGGTCAGCCAGCAGGTCATCAAGGCCGAGGCGCAACTCGGTCGGCCGCTGTTCGAGCGGACTCCTAAGGGCATGACGGTGACAGCGTCGGGGCTGGCGGTGCTGGCAAGGCTGGGCGAGGGATTTCAGGCGCTTTCGGCGGCAATCGCGCTCGCGCAACATAAGGATGAGAACATCCTCACCATTTCGGTGGCGCCCGTTTTCGCCGCCCGCTGGCTGGTCTATCGGCTCGATCGCTTCGCCGGCCGCCATCCGGATATCCGCCTGCGCATCGACGCCACGACACGGCTGATCAACCCGGCGACGTCCGATGTCGATATCGGCATTCGGGTCGGCAGCGGGCAATGGCCCGGCGTCAGGTCCGAGCTGCTGCTGGCGCAGGAAGTGTTCCCGGTCGTCACACCACAGATTGCCGCCACGCTTCGGGAGCCTGCCGATATACTGAAAGTCCCCGCCGTCATTGACGGACATGCGATGTTCGGCTGGGAGGTGTGGCTACGCGAGGTCGGGCTCTCGGGCCATTGCATGGAAGAGCGGCACATCTTCAACGACGCGTCGCTCTGTCTGGATGCGGCCATAGCGGGGCAAGGGGTGATGCTCGCCTGGCAGACGCTGGCTGCCTATGCTCTCCAGCAGAAATGCCTCGTTGATCCCTTCGGCATCCACGCCAAAACCGGTTTCGGCCATTATTTCGTCACTGCAGAAGGCGTGCGCGAGCCGAAGAAAGTCACCGCCTTCAAGGCCTGGATCCGTGAGGAAATGGAAGAGAGCATGCGTCTCTTCCAATAA
- a CDS encoding NAD(P)H-quinone oxidoreductase: MPLPSEMRFVDLPSFGGPEVMTIARKPLPVLKPGEILVRVEAAGVNRPDVAQRQGVYPPPKEASPILGLEISGEVVDVAPGVTEFAIGNKVCGLANGGGYAEYCVLPAGQALRFPNGYDAVRAAAVPETFFTVWANLFQMAGLTEGESVLIHGGSSGIGTTAIQLAHAFGATVYATAGSKEKCEACEKLGAKRAINYKEEDFAEVIKTETEHGVDIILDMIGAAYLEKNLASLARDGCLSIIAFLGGAVAEKANLAPIMVKRLTVTGSTMRPRTAEEKRAIRDDLLSQVWPLLDEGTVAPVIYRTFSFDDVVEAHRLMETSDHIGKIMLKLA; encoded by the coding sequence ATGCCCTTGCCGTCTGAAATGCGTTTCGTGGATTTGCCGTCCTTTGGCGGACCCGAGGTCATGACCATCGCCCGAAAGCCTTTGCCTGTCCTGAAGCCGGGCGAGATCCTGGTCCGTGTCGAAGCCGCCGGCGTCAACCGGCCGGATGTGGCGCAGCGCCAGGGCGTCTATCCCCCACCGAAGGAGGCAAGCCCGATCCTGGGCCTTGAGATATCAGGCGAAGTGGTCGACGTTGCGCCCGGCGTGACCGAATTTGCGATCGGCAACAAGGTCTGCGGCCTCGCCAATGGCGGCGGCTATGCCGAATATTGCGTGCTGCCAGCCGGCCAGGCGCTGCGCTTCCCGAACGGTTATGACGCCGTGCGTGCTGCGGCCGTCCCGGAGACCTTCTTTACGGTATGGGCCAATCTCTTCCAGATGGCGGGGCTGACCGAAGGCGAAAGCGTGCTGATCCACGGCGGCTCCAGCGGCATCGGCACGACGGCGATCCAGCTCGCCCACGCTTTTGGTGCGACGGTTTATGCGACCGCCGGGTCGAAGGAAAAATGCGAGGCCTGCGAGAAGCTCGGCGCCAAGCGGGCGATCAATTATAAAGAGGAAGATTTCGCCGAGGTCATCAAGACCGAGACGGAACATGGCGTCGATATCATCCTCGACATGATCGGCGCCGCCTATTTGGAGAAGAACCTCGCTTCGCTCGCTCGGGACGGCTGCCTTTCCATCATCGCCTTCCTTGGCGGCGCGGTGGCGGAGAAGGCCAACCTTGCGCCGATCATGGTCAAGCGGCTGACTGTGACCGGTTCGACCATGCGTCCGCGCACGGCCGAGGAAAAGCGGGCCATCCGCGACGACCTGCTGTCCCAAGTCTGGCCGCTGCTGGACGAGGGCACGGTTGCCCCCGTCATCTATCGGACCTTCTCTTTCGACGACGTGGTCGAGGCGCATCGATTGATGGAAACCAGCGATCACATCGGCAAGATCATGCTGAAGCTGGCTTGA
- a CDS encoding GGDEF domain-containing protein, producing MSLPAAVEPGVLRRYASDQIVTLAKLVIENAFQPIVEAGTGTVFGYESLMRGQERIGFASPIDMLDEAERTGQLLGLEQMVSSRALAKFATMPNIATTTLFLNLDVRLIAQGTILVDGLLQHMRKAGIAPSSVCFEFSERFDNTIVPEFSALVAKMRNAGFKLAIDDFGVGHGEMKLLSDYPVDYLKIDRHFIVDIDRSARKRHILRNLVNIAHVLGTRVIAEGIETEAEFLTCREFGVDLVQGWFIARPTVLVNELKPSFPHLQDLGKAARNSQSLDEILIRKQIEVLPTIRETDSIDSVFELFRRNPRRAYFPVVNANDEPRGIIHEYQLKEYIYQPFGRDLLKNKVYERSISHFVEMAPIVGLDSDADTLMTIFANMESSDCLIVTEGTHYAGIVSAASLIKVINEKQLKIAQDQNPLTGLPGNRAVHDFMQSTGRDGDDVRHFCYCDFDNFKPFNDAYGFHLGDHAISLFAALMRRYFFAERHFLGHVGGDDFFIGVTGWSMQELREVLDRLLADFHADVRELYSAEDRAAGRIRGHDRSGVETEFPLMRCSIGILQLPEGLVIDNISRVSTSIAGIKAKAKESAMGVAFLGLAETN from the coding sequence ATGTCCCTGCCTGCCGCAGTCGAGCCGGGCGTATTGCGCCGATATGCCAGCGACCAGATCGTCACTCTCGCCAAACTCGTCATCGAAAACGCATTCCAGCCGATCGTAGAGGCCGGTACGGGCACCGTTTTCGGCTATGAATCCCTGATGCGCGGCCAGGAGCGCATCGGCTTCGCCAGCCCGATCGACATGCTGGATGAAGCCGAGCGCACCGGCCAGCTTCTCGGGCTGGAGCAGATGGTCTCGAGCCGCGCGCTGGCAAAATTTGCGACCATGCCCAATATCGCCACCACGACGCTTTTCCTCAATCTGGATGTCCGGCTGATTGCGCAAGGCACCATCCTGGTCGACGGCTTGCTGCAGCATATGAGAAAGGCCGGCATCGCACCGTCCTCCGTCTGCTTCGAATTCTCCGAGCGTTTCGACAATACCATCGTGCCGGAGTTTTCGGCGCTGGTTGCCAAGATGCGCAATGCCGGCTTCAAGCTCGCGATCGACGACTTCGGCGTCGGCCACGGCGAAATGAAGCTTCTGTCCGATTATCCGGTCGATTATCTCAAGATCGATCGGCATTTCATCGTCGATATCGACCGCAGCGCCCGCAAGCGCCATATTCTGAGAAATCTCGTCAACATCGCCCATGTCCTCGGCACGCGCGTTATCGCCGAGGGCATCGAGACGGAGGCGGAGTTCCTGACCTGCCGCGAATTCGGCGTCGATCTCGTCCAGGGCTGGTTCATTGCCCGCCCGACCGTACTCGTCAACGAGCTGAAGCCGAGCTTCCCGCATCTGCAGGATCTCGGTAAGGCCGCCCGCAACAGCCAGTCGCTCGATGAAATCCTCATCCGCAAGCAGATTGAGGTGCTACCGACCATCCGTGAAACCGACAGTATCGACAGCGTTTTCGAACTCTTCCGCCGCAATCCGCGCCGGGCTTATTTCCCGGTCGTCAATGCCAATGATGAGCCGCGCGGCATCATTCACGAGTATCAGCTGAAGGAATATATCTATCAACCTTTCGGCCGCGATCTGTTGAAGAACAAGGTCTACGAGCGCTCGATCTCGCATTTCGTCGAGATGGCGCCGATCGTCGGGCTCGATTCCGATGCCGACACGCTGATGACGATCTTTGCCAACATGGAAAGCAGCGATTGCCTGATCGTCACCGAAGGCACGCATTATGCCGGGATCGTCTCGGCTGCCTCGCTCATCAAGGTCATCAATGAGAAGCAACTCAAGATCGCGCAGGACCAGAACCCGCTGACTGGTCTTCCCGGCAACAGGGCGGTCCACGATTTCATGCAGAGCACCGGCCGGGATGGCGATGACGTCAGGCATTTCTGCTATTGCGACTTCGATAATTTCAAGCCGTTCAACGATGCCTACGGCTTTCATCTCGGCGACCATGCCATCTCGTTGTTTGCCGCATTGATGCGCCGCTATTTCTTTGCGGAGCGCCATTTCCTCGGCCATGTCGGCGGCGACGATTTCTTCATCGGTGTCACCGGCTGGAGCATGCAGGAGCTGCGCGAGGTTCTGGACCGGCTGCTTGCCGATTTCCACGCCGACGTCCGCGAGCTCTATTCGGCGGAGGATCGTGCCGCCGGCCGCATTCGCGGCCACGACCGCAGTGGTGTCGAGACCGAGTTCCCGCTGATGCGCTGCTCGATCGGCATCCTGCAGCTGCCGGAGGGGCTCGTGATCGACAACATTAGCCGGGTCAGCACCTCCATCGCGGGTATCAAGGCGAAGGCAAAGGAAAGCGCCATGGGCGTGGCATTCCTCGGCTTGGCCGAGACGAATTGA
- a CDS encoding glutathione S-transferase family protein, whose translation MLTIYGVYRSRASRNYWMAEELGIEFKSVPVIQASRLANPLAADAPINTMSPEFLAVNPMGMIPCIKDGDLILHESLAINLYLARKYGGPLAGKTVEEEGLMSMWTMWAATEVEPYSVALVRIYDNAQENSDAGKAGIAVACRSLKKPLDVLEKHLQNQDYLVGNRFTAADLNLAEVLRYAQTEQELFDARPKMKAWIERCQSRDAYKAMQVTRGKEPV comes from the coding sequence ATGCTGACGATCTACGGTGTCTATCGCTCGCGCGCCTCGCGCAATTACTGGATGGCCGAGGAGCTCGGCATCGAGTTCAAATCCGTGCCCGTCATCCAGGCCAGCCGGCTGGCCAACCCGCTTGCCGCCGATGCGCCAATCAACACGATGTCGCCGGAGTTTCTGGCGGTCAATCCGATGGGCATGATCCCCTGCATCAAGGATGGCGATCTCATCCTGCATGAATCGCTCGCCATCAATCTATATCTCGCCCGCAAATATGGCGGCCCGCTTGCCGGCAAGACGGTAGAAGAAGAAGGGCTGATGTCCATGTGGACGATGTGGGCGGCAACGGAAGTCGAACCTTATAGCGTCGCGCTGGTTCGCATCTATGACAATGCCCAGGAAAACAGCGACGCGGGCAAGGCCGGGATCGCAGTCGCCTGCCGCTCGCTGAAGAAACCACTCGACGTGCTCGAAAAGCACCTGCAAAACCAGGACTATCTCGTCGGCAATCGTTTCACCGCCGCCGACCTCAACCTGGCCGAAGTGCTGCGCTATGCTCAGACCGAACAGGAATTGTTCGACGCTCGGCCGAAAATGAAGGCCTGGATCGAGCGCTGCCAGTCACGCGACGCCTATAAGGCCATGCAGGTGACCCGCGGCAAGGAGCCGGTCTGA
- a CDS encoding DUF4406 domain-containing protein encodes MLILIAGPYRSGTGDDPKKMAENLKRLEEPSYALFKAGHLPMIGEWVALPVWRAAGGKSIGDDLYEEIFHPTAGRLLQLCEGVLRLPGDSKGADNDVRIARERGIPVWYRLEDVPGCA; translated from the coding sequence ATGTTGATCCTGATTGCCGGCCCATATCGCTCCGGCACCGGCGATGATCCGAAGAAAATGGCCGAGAACCTGAAGCGTCTGGAGGAGCCATCCTATGCCCTGTTCAAGGCAGGTCATCTGCCCATGATCGGCGAATGGGTTGCGCTGCCGGTCTGGCGCGCCGCTGGCGGCAAGAGCATAGGTGATGATCTCTATGAAGAGATCTTCCATCCGACAGCGGGCCGCCTGCTGCAGCTTTGCGAGGGCGTGCTGAGACTACCCGGCGACTCCAAGGGCGCCGACAATGATGTCCGCATCGCTCGTGAGCGCGGCATTCCCGTCTGGTACAGGCTGGAAGACGTGCCTGGCTGCGCCTGA